In a single window of the Balaenoptera acutorostrata chromosome 3, mBalAcu1.1, whole genome shotgun sequence genome:
- the LOC103015977 gene encoding protein SET-like yields the protein MAPKHQSSLPPQAKKPKKPRLTPASKPEETSASPNLTNKEKEQQEAIEHIDEVQNETDRLNEQASEEILKVEQKYSKLRQPFFQKRSELMAQIPNFGVTFVNHPQVSAPLGEEDEEALHYLTRVKVTEFEDINSGYRIDFYYDENPYFENKVLSKEFHLNESGDPSSKSTQIKWKSRKDLTKRSSQTQHKASRKRQHEEPAGFFTWFTDHSDAGADELGEVIKDDIWPNPLQYYLVPDVDDEEGEGEEDDDDEEEEGLEDIDEEGDADEDEDDDEGEGGE from the coding sequence ATGGCCCCCAAACACCAGTCTTCACTTCCACCCCAAGCAAAGAAACCGAAGAAACCGAGACTGACTCCTGCCTCCAAGCCAGAGGAAACGTCTGCTTCTCCGAACTTGAcgaacaaagaaaaagaacagcaagaagCAATTGAACATATTGATGAAGTACAAAATGAAACAGACAGACTTAACGAACAAGCCAGTGAGGAGATTTTGAAAGTAGAACAGAAATATAGCAAACTCCGCCAACCATTTTTTCAGAAGAGGTCGGAATTGATGGCCCAAATCCCAAATTTTGGGGTAACATTTGTTAACCATCCACAAGTGTCTGCACCGCTTggggaggaggatgaagaggCGCTGCATTATTTGACAAGAGTCAAAGTGACAGAATTTGAAGATATTAACTCAGGTTACAGAATAGATTTTTATTACGATGAAAACCCTTACTTCGAAAATAAAGTTCTCTCCAAAGAATTTCATCTGAATGAGAGTGGTGATCCATCTTCAAAGTCCACTCAAATCAAATGGAAATCCAGAAAGGATTTGACAAAACGTTCAAGTCAAACGCAGCATAAAGCCAGCAGGAAGAGACAGCATGAGGAACCAGCAGGCTTCTTCACCTGGTTTACTGATCATTCTGATGCAGGTGCAGATGAGTTAGGAGAGGTCATCAAAGATGATATTTGGCCAAATCCATTACAGTACTACTTGGTTCCGGATGTGGAtgatgaggaaggggaaggagaagaagatgatgatgatgaagaggaagaaggattGGAAGATATTGATGAAGAAGGGGATGcggatgaagatgaagatgatgatgagggggagggaggagagtaa